A window of Echeneis naucrates chromosome 13, fEcheNa1.1, whole genome shotgun sequence contains these coding sequences:
- the xaf1 gene encoding XIAP-associated factor 1 isoform X2 — MEKEATRTCEQCHKEVAEVNFTLHETHCSRFLCICPDCDEAIPREQMNQHKEEQHTQVKCSKCNLKMERRHLTDHEADECVERLQACQFCELQLPWKQLDQHSLVCGSRTELCKDCNHYVKLRDQPDHGSTCSATGNGSTPPQTSSTPANMTPTGVNYSRFMASFPAEDTDKRELDNPVPGWYYDESESEDKEKKDALSQQVNTVQLSNAYKATSPPYAALAQASADGGDPYQISSCPHCHLALPLLTLRWHEAKCQIYILLR, encoded by the exons ATGGAGAAGGAGGCAACACGCACCTGTGAGCAATG CCACAAAGAGGTCGCGGAGGTCAACTTCACTCTGCACGAAACACACTGTAGTCGCTTCTTATGTATCTGTCCTGACTGTGATGAAGCCATTCCAAGAGAGCAAATGAACCAACACAAGGAGGAACAACACactcag gtAAAATGCTCCAAATGTAACCTGAAGATGGAGCGTCGTCACCTGACGGATCATGAG GCTGATGAGTGTGTGGAGCGTCTGCAGGCCTGTCAGTtctgtgagctgcagctgccgTGGAAACAGCTGGACCAACACTCTCTGGTCTGTGGGAGTCGCACGGAGCTCTGCAAGGACTGCAACCACTACGTCAAACTCCGGGACCAGCCGGATCACGGCTCGACCTGCTCAGCCACCGGCAACGGCTCAACACCTCCTCAGACAAGCAGCACTCCAGCAAATATGA CACCAACTGGAGTTAACTACAGCAGATTTATGGCTTCATTTCCAGCTGAAGATACAGACAAACGCGAG CTGGACAACCCAGTGCCGGGGTGGTACTATGACGAGTCTGAGTCtgaggacaaagagaaaaaggatgCTTTGTCCCAGCAGGTGAACACTGTTCAACTAAGCAACGCCTACAAGGCCACGTCTCCACCATACGCAGCGCTCGCCCAAGCCTCGGCTGATGGAGGAGATCCGTACCAGATCAGCTCTTGCCCCCACTGTCATCTGGCGCTGCCCCTTTTAACCCTGAGATGGCATGAG GCCAAATGCCAAATATACATCCTCCTGAGGTAA
- the xaf1 gene encoding XIAP-associated factor 1 isoform X1, protein MEKEATRTCEQCHKEVAEVNFTLHETHCSRFLCICPDCDEAIPREQMNQHKEEQHTQVKCSKCNLKMERRHLTDHEADECVERLQACQFCELQLPWKQLDQHSLVCGSRTELCKDCNHYVKLRDQPDHGSTCSATGNGSTPPQTSSTPANMTAPTGVNYSRFMASFPAEDTDKRELDNPVPGWYYDESESEDKEKKDALSQQVNTVQLSNAYKATSPPYAALAQASADGGDPYQISSCPHCHLALPLLTLRWHEAKCQIYILLR, encoded by the exons ATGGAGAAGGAGGCAACACGCACCTGTGAGCAATG CCACAAAGAGGTCGCGGAGGTCAACTTCACTCTGCACGAAACACACTGTAGTCGCTTCTTATGTATCTGTCCTGACTGTGATGAAGCCATTCCAAGAGAGCAAATGAACCAACACAAGGAGGAACAACACactcag gtAAAATGCTCCAAATGTAACCTGAAGATGGAGCGTCGTCACCTGACGGATCATGAG GCTGATGAGTGTGTGGAGCGTCTGCAGGCCTGTCAGTtctgtgagctgcagctgccgTGGAAACAGCTGGACCAACACTCTCTGGTCTGTGGGAGTCGCACGGAGCTCTGCAAGGACTGCAACCACTACGTCAAACTCCGGGACCAGCCGGATCACGGCTCGACCTGCTCAGCCACCGGCAACGGCTCAACACCTCCTCAGACAAGCAGCACTCCAGCAAATATGA CAGCACCAACTGGAGTTAACTACAGCAGATTTATGGCTTCATTTCCAGCTGAAGATACAGACAAACGCGAG CTGGACAACCCAGTGCCGGGGTGGTACTATGACGAGTCTGAGTCtgaggacaaagagaaaaaggatgCTTTGTCCCAGCAGGTGAACACTGTTCAACTAAGCAACGCCTACAAGGCCACGTCTCCACCATACGCAGCGCTCGCCCAAGCCTCGGCTGATGGAGGAGATCCGTACCAGATCAGCTCTTGCCCCCACTGTCATCTGGCGCTGCCCCTTTTAACCCTGAGATGGCATGAG GCCAAATGCCAAATATACATCCTCCTGAGGTAA
- the LOC115052954 gene encoding tektin-1, with amino-acid sequence MSRVLCVCPVTCRMKRVPSERFHDEVDKELLKEREIIEGVASLLQRVIEQITEQIRLNRSAKYHLEKDLKEKFEAQGIDNSCALLTTSSVKNQKSQNPIIVLPSLAVTPKQWEDISEINITKAEQQRTNSMSLRALVESVLEQTAADMQKQLQVTREAFQLNIQQIKSAKSQMEDQLSKILCELASQQKIREDLLVAITENQQFLALAKARLDLRRQRPAKEQCHDPAQIQLLAEVQQLTAHINKLHEAVAQSEEEQRALIRCQLELQENIEIKASSLYIDEVICTQHREPIIIHNF; translated from the exons ATGAGCagagttctttgtgtttgtcctgtgaCCTGCAGAATGAAGCGCGTTCCTTCAGAGAGGTTCCATGATGAAGTGGACAAAGAGCTCCTAAAAGAGAGGGAAATTATCGAGGGAGTGGCCTCCCTCCTGCAACGTGTGATAGAGCAGATCACTGAGCAGATACG ACTGAACCGATCAGCCAAATACCATTTAGAGAAGGATCTGAAGGAAAAATTTGAGGCACAGGGCATCGACAACTCCTGTGCCTTACTGACCACCAGTTCTGTCAAAAATCAGAAATCCCAAAACCCCATCATTGTGTTGCCAAG CCTGGCAGTGACTCCAAAGCAGTGGGAGGACATCTCAGAAATCAACATAACcaaggcagagcagcagaggaccAACTCCATGTCTCTTCGGGCCCTTGTGGAGTCTGTGCTGGagcagacagctgctgacaTGCAGAAGCAGCTCCAGGTCACAAGAGAAGCTTTTCAGCTGAACATTCAGCAAATCAAGTCAGCCAAAAGCcagatggaggatcagctgagCAAA ATTCTCTGTGAGCTTGCCAGCCAGCAGAAGATCAGGGAGGACCTCCTTGTGGCCATCACAGAAAATCAACAGTTCCTGGCTTTGGCCAAGGCTCGGCTGGATTTGCGGCGGCAGAGACCTGCCAAAGAACAGTGCCACGATCCAGCACAGATCCAGCTCCTTGCTGAGGTCCAGCAGCTCACTGCTCACATCAACAA ACTGCACGAGGCAGTGGCCCAAtcagaagaggagcagagggcGCTGATTCGCTGCCAActggagctgcaggaaaacatcGAGATCAAGGCCAGCTCGCTCTACATAGACGAGGTCATCTGCACCCAGCACAGGGAGCCCATTATCATACATAACTTCTGA